Part of the Pseudomonas baltica genome is shown below.
CGGTGTAGAACTTGAGTGCGAAGCCGCGTGGATCGCGCTCAGTGTCCGCAGAGCCGCGCTCACCGCCGACCGTGGAGAAGCGCAGAAAGGTCGGGGTCTGCTTGCCGACGGTGTCGAACAGTTTGGCGCTGCTGTATTGGCTAATGTCACGGGTCACCGTGAAGGTACCGTAAGCGCCCGAGCCCTTGGCGTGCACACGACGCTCTGGGATGTTCTCACGGTTGAAATGCGCGAGTTTTTCAATGAGGTGAAAGTCGTCGAGCAGCAACGGACCGCGTGGGCCGGCAGACCGAGAGTTCTGGTTGTCGGCGACTGGAGCGCCGCTGGCGGTGGTAAGGGTCTTCTGGCTCATATGATGTCGTCCTCTATCAGGCCTTGTAGTGCCGGGCTAAACGGCTGGTGGCCAGTATCATTGAAAACGACAGCGACCTCTAATTTATAGATATTTTGTGCGCGATAGTTTTAAACAATGAATCATCCACTGCAAAAATCGCACGCACAAAAAAACCGGGCGCTAGGCCCGGTTTTCTTGAACAGACTTTTCGTCTTATTCAGCAGCTTCTACAACGCCACCGACAGGACGATCAACCAGTTCGACGTACGCCATAGGCGCGTTGTCGCCAGCGCGGAAACCGCACTTGAGGATGCGCAGGTAGCCACCCTCACGGGTTGCATAACGCTTGCCCAGATCGTTGAACAGTTTACCAACGATAGCTTTCGAACGAGTACGGTCGAAAGCCAGACGACGGTTGGAAACGCTGTCGATCTTGGCCAGGGTGATCAGCGGCTCGGCAACGCGACGCAGTTCCTTGGCTTTTGGCAATGTAGTTTTGATCAGCTCGTGCTCGAACAGCGACACCGCCATGTTCTGGAACATAGCCTTACGGTGCGAGCTGGTACGGCTCAGGTGGCGACCACTTTTACGATGACGCATGGTTCATTCCTTACCAAACACGACGTTCGGTGATTACGACGATCAGGCAGTCGCCTTGTCGTCCTTCTTAAGACTTGCAGGCGGCCAGCTGTCGAGGCGCATGCCGAGAGACAGACCACGCGAGGCCAATACATCCTTGATTTCAGTCAAGGATTTCTTGCCCAGGTTCGGAGTCTTCAACAGTTCTACTTCGGTGCGCTGAATCAGGTCACCAATGTAGTAAATGTTCTCCGCCTTAAGGCAGTTGGCCGAACGTACGGTCAGTTCCAAATCGTCAACCGGACGAAGCAGGATCGGATCGATCTCGTCTTCCGGTTCAACCACTGGTGCCTCGGCTTCACCCTTGAGGTCCACGAACGCAGCCAACTGCTGTTGCAGGATGGTTGCAGCGCGACGGATAGCCTCTTCGGGATCCAGAGTACCGTTGGTTTCCAGATCAATAACCAGCTTGTCCAGGTTGGTGCGCTGCTCGACACGGGCGTTTTCCACCACGTATGCGATACGGCGTACCGGGCTGAACGAAGAGTCAAGCTGCAAGCGACCGATGCTGCGGCTTTCGTCTTCATCGCTTTGACGCGAGTCGGCCGGTTCATAACCACGACCACGAGCTACAACGAGCTTCATGTTCAGGGCGCCGTTAGACGCCAGGTTAGCGATTACGTGATCGGGGTTAACGATCTCGACATCATGATCCAGCTGAATATCGGCAGCGGTAACCACCCCCGAACCCTTTTTCGACAAGGTCAGCGTAACTTCGTCACGACCGTGCAGCTTGATGGCGAGACCTTTAAGGTTCAACAGGATTTCAATGACATCTTCCTGTACACCTTCGATGGCGCTGTACTCATGGAGTACACCGTCAATCTCGGCCTCGACTACTGCACAGCCAGGCATGGAGGACAACAGGATGCGGCGCAGCGCGTTGCCCAGGGTATGGCCAAAACCACGCTCGAGAGGCTCGAGGGTGATTTTAGCGCGGGTTGGACTGACAACTTGCACATCAATGTGGCGAGGTGTCAGGAACTCATTTACCGAAATCTGCATGGATGCACCTATTTTCTAGCCCTTACTTGGAGTAGAGCTCGACAATCAGGCTTTCGTTGATGTCGGCGGACAGATCACTGCGAGCTGGAACGCTTTTGAAGACGCCAGATTTTTTCTCAGTGTCTACTTCTACCCATTCTACGCGGCCACGCTGGGCACACAGATCGAGAGCTTGGACAATGCGAAGCTGGTTCTTTGCTTTCTCGCGAATCGCGACCACGTCACCAGCACGAACCTGGTAGGACGGAACGTTTACGGTTTTGCCGTTAACGCTGATCGACTTGTGCGATACCAGCTGACGGGATTCGGCACGAGTCGAACCAAAGCCCATACGATATACAACGTTGTCCAGACGGCATTCGAGCAGTTGCAGCAGGTTTTCACCGGTTGCACCTTTCTTGCCAGCAGCTTCTTTGTAGTAGCCGCTGAACTGACGCTCGAGAACGCCGTAGATACGACGGACTTTCTGCTTTTCACGCAGTTGAGTACCGTAGTCGGACTGGCGACCACGGCGCTGGCCGTGGATACCTGGGGCTGCTTCGATGTTGCACTTCGATTCCAGGGCGCGAACGCCGCTTTTCAGGAACAGGTCAGTGCCTTCACGACGCGCCAGTTTGCATTTTGGACCAATGTAACGAGCCATTATCTATCGTCTCCTGATTACACGCGGCGCTTCTTCGGCGGACGGCACCCGTTGTGCGGGATTGGCGTCACGTCGGTGATGCTGGCGATCTTATAGCCACAGCCGTTCAATGCACGGACAGCGGACTCACGACCTGGACCTGGACCTTTGACGTTGACGTCAAGGTTTTTCAGGCCATATTCCAGCGCAGCTTGACCAGCACGTTCAGCAGCTACTTGAGCAGCGAACGGGGTGGACTTGCGAGAACCGCGGAAACCCGAACCGCCGGAGGTTGCCCAGGACAGGGCGTTACCTTGACGATCGGTAATGGTCACGATGGTGTTGTTGAAAGACGCGTGGATGTGGGCGATGCCATCAACCACTGTCTTTTTGACTTTTTTACGAGGACGAGCAGCAGGTTTTGCCATGACTAAATTCCTGTCGATTCGCTGGTGCGATTACTTGCGGATCGGCTTACGAGGACCTTTACGGGTCCGCGCGTTGGTCTTGGTACGCTGACCGCGTACTGGCAGACCACGACGATGACGAAGACCGCGATAGCAGCCCAGATCCATCAAGCGCTTGATTTTCATGTTGATTTCGCGACGCAGGTCACCTTCAGTGGTGAACTTCGCCACTTCGCCACGCAGCTGTTCAATCTGCTCGTCGCTCAGATCCTTGATCTTCGCAGCTGGGTTTACCCCAGTGTCTGCACAGATTTTCTGTGCAGTTGTGCGACCAACACCATAGATGTAGGTCAGCGAGATAACAGTGTGCTTGTTATCTGGAATGTTAACGCCTGCAATACGGGCCATTCAGTGGGACTCCAATTGACAGCTACCTACGCCCCGGAAGCCAAGAAATAGGGCGCAAGATGATATCGCTGTAATAACAAATAATCAACCCAGCAGCGCACTAGCTGCTGGGCTTGTAGCACATCACACTCAGCCTTGGCGCTGCTTGTGACGCGGTTCCGCGCTGCAAATGACTCGAACGACGCCTTCGCGACGAATGATTTTGCAGTTACGGCACAGCTTTTTCACCGATGCACGAACTTTCATTGCCAACTCCTCGAACCTTAAGGGACTCTCAGCGCAGCAGACCGCTGCCACCGTAGCCTTTCAGGTTGGCTTTTTTCATCAGGGATTCGTACTGGTGCGAAACGAGGTGCGATTGTACTTGGGACATGAAGTCCATCACAACCACTACCACAATCAGCAGCGAAGTCCCGCCAAGGTAGAACGGAACGTTTGCAGCCACCACCAGGAACTGGGGAAGCAGGCAGACGCACATCATGTACAGAGCACCGAACATGGTCAAACGAGTCAGGACGCCATCAATGTAGCGTGCCGACTGCTCGCCTGGACGAATACCCGGAATAAAGGCACCGGACTTCTTCAGGTTTTCCGCTACGTCTTTCGGATTGAACATCAACGCCGTATAGAAGAAGCAGAAGAAAATAATCCCTGCACTAAACAGCAGAATATTCAACGGCTGACCAGGAGCGATCGACTGCGAGAGATCCTGCAGCCAGCCCATACCCGCAGACTGACCGAACCATTGCCCCAGAGACGCAGGGAACAACAGGATGCTGCTCGCGAAAATAGCCGGAATCACACCAGCCATGTTCACTTTCAGCGGCAAGTGGCTCGTCTGCGCTGCAAAAACCTTGCGGCCCTGCTGACGCTTCGCATAGTGAACGGCGATACGCCGCTGACCACGCTCGATGAATACCACAAAACCGATGATCGCTACTGCCAACACACCGATCGCAACCAGCGCGAAAATATTGATATCGCCCTGACGCGCAGACTCGAAAGACTGCCCTACTGCTCTCGGAAGACCGGCGACGATACCCGAAAAAATCAGCATCGAGATACCGTTACCGACACCACGCTCGGTAATCTGCTCGCCCAGCCACATCATGAACATTGCACCGGCCACAAAAGTGGACACCGCAACGAAATAGAAGCTGAGACCACCAGCGAACGCTACACCCTGGTTGGCCAAACCAATGGACATGCCAATTGCTTGAACCAAGGCCAGGATAACGGTGCCATAGCGGGTGTACTGGCTGATCTTGCGACGGCCAGCTTCACCTTCCTTCTTCAACTGCTCCAGCTGCGGGCTAACGGCGGTCATCAGCTGCATGATGATCGATGCCGAAATATACGGCATGATCCCCAGTGCAAAGATGCTCATCCGTTCCAGCGCGCCGCCGGAAAACATGTTGAACAAGCTAAGAATGGTCCCCTCATTCTGTTTGAACAGATCGGCCAGCCGGTCCGGGTTGATACCGGGCACTGGGATGTGTGCGCCTATTCGGTAGACGATAATCGCCAGGAATAGAAAACGCAGACGAGCCCAAAGCTCCGATAACCCGCCTTTGCTGAGCGCTGAGAGAGCACCTTGCTTAGCCATTTATTCCTCGAACTTGCCGCCAGCTGCTTCGATAGCCGCGCGCGCACCTTTGGTGGCGGCGATTCCCTTGATGGTGACAGCGCGAGTCACTTCACCGGACAGCATGATTTTCACACGCTGTACGCTTTGGTTGATCACGTTGGCATCCTTCAAGGACTGCACGGAGACGATGTCGCCTTCCACTTTGGCCAGCTCGGACAAACGCACTTCTGCGCGGTCCATGGCTTTCAGGGAAACGAAACCGAACTTCGGCAGGCGACGATGCAGCGGCTGTTGACCGCCTTCGAAGCCTGGAGCAATGGTGCCACCGGAACGGGAGGTTTGACCTTTGTGGCCGCGGCCACCAGTCTTACCCAAACCGCTACCGATACCACGGCCCGGACGATGCTTTTCACGACGGGAACCCGGCGCTGGACTCAGATCATTGAGTTTCATCGATTAACCCTCGACTCGCAGCATGTAGTAAGCCTTGTTGATCATCCCGCGATTCTCGGGAGTATCCTGGACTTCTACAGTGTGACCGATGCGACGCAGCCCCAGACCCTTAACGCACAATTTGTGGTTAGGGATGCGACCGGTCATGCTTTTGATCAGCGTTACTTTAACGGTAGCCATGATCAGATGATCTCCTCTACGCTCTTGCCGCGTTTAGCAGCAATCGACGATGGGGACTGCATCGACTTCAGACCTTTGAAAGTGGCATGAACCACGTTCACAGGGTTGGTCGAGCCGTAGCACTTGGCCAGAACGTTCTGAACACCGGCAACTTCCAGTACGGCACGCATTGCGCCGCCGGCGATGATGCCGGTACCTTCGGAAGCAGGCTGCATGTAAACCTTCGAAGCGCCGTGGGCGGACTTCATGGCGTACTGCAGAGTGGTACCGTTCAGGTCCACCTGGATCATGTTGCGGCGAGCAGCTTCCATAGCCTTCTGGATTGCAGCAGGCACTTCACGCGACTTGCCACGGCCGAAGCCTACACGGCCCTTGCCATCACCTACCACGGTCAACGCGGTGAAGGTGAAGATACGGCCGCCTTTAACGGTTTTTGCAACGCGGTTCACTTGAACCAGCTTCTCGATGTAGCCTTCGTCGCGCTTTTGGTCGTTATTTGACATAACTTAGAACTCCAGCCCAGCTTCACGAGCAGCATCAGCCAGCGCTTTCACGCGACCATGGTACTTGAAGCCAGAGCGGTCGAAAGCCACCTGCGAGACGCCAGCGGCCTTAGCACGCGTAGCGACCAGCTGGCCAACCTTAGTGGCCGCGTCGATGTTGCCAGTGGCACCATCACGCAGTTCTTTGTCCAAAGTCGAGGCACTTGCCAAGACTTTGTTGCCGTCGGCCGAGATGACCTGGGCATAGATGTGTTGCGACGAGCGGAACACGCAGAGACGCACGACTTCGAGTTCGTGCATTTTCAGGCGTGCTTTGCGAGCGCGACGCAGACGAGTAACTTTTTTGTCGGTCATTTGCTAGGCCCTACTTCTTCTTGGCTTCTTTACGACGGACGACTTCGTCCGCGTAACGCACACCTTTACCTTTGTAAGGCTCTGGTGGACGGAAATCGCGGATTTCGGCGGCCACTTGACCCACCAGCTGCTTGTCGATGCCCTTGATCAGGATATCGGTCTGGCTAGGAGTCTCAGCGGTGATGCCTTCCGGCAGTTCGTAATCCACCGGGTGCGAGAAGCCGAGAGCCAGGTTCAGCACTGTGCCTTTTGCTTGTGCTTTGTAACCAACACCGACCAGCTGGAGCTTGCGCTCGAAGCCTTGGCTTACGCCTTGGACCATGTTGTTAACCAGAGCACGGGTAGTACCTGCCATTGCACGGGTCTGTTGATCGCCGTTTTTGGCAGCGAAACGCAGTTCGCCAGCCTCTTCAACGATTTCAACCGACGAGTGAACGTTCAGTTCGAGAGTGCCCTTGGCACCCTTCACCGAAAGCTGCTGACCGACGAATTTTACTTCGACGCCCGATGGCAGCTTTACGGGGTTCTTAGCGACGCGAGACATGCTTATCCCCCCTTAGAACACTGTGCAAAGAACTTCGCCGCCGACACCGGCAGCGCGCGCAGCACGATCCGTCATCACACCTTTGTTGGTGGAGACGATAGACACACCGAGACCGCCACGAACTTTAGGCAGATCATCGACGGACTTGTACTGACGCAGGCCTGGACGACTTACGCGTTTGACTTCTTCGATGACCGGACGGCCTTCGAAGTACTTGAGCTCGATGGAAAGCGACGGTTTTACTTCGCTGCTTACCTGGAAACCCGCGATATAGCCTTCGTCCTTCAGAACTTTAGCTACAGCTACCTTCAACGTGGAAGACGGCATGCTCACAACGGCCTTTTCAGCCATCTGGGCATTACGGATTCGAGTTAGCATGTCCGCTAACGGGTCCTGCATACTCATGGGCTAGACGCTCCTGATACAAAAAAAATGAGCCTTGCGGCTGCTACACGTCGCCGAGCATTTGATCCGGTCCAAAAACCCGGGCTCAGGCGAGCCGGCAATTCTAAACGTACCCCAGAAATGAATCAAGCCCCATAAGGGGCTTGATTCAAGTGCGAGGTCACCGGCGGTCGGTTGATTTCTCAACCACCCGCCGTGCCTCTGCCGCAACGGCTTACCAGCTGGCTTTGACCAGACCTGGTACGTCACCGCGCATGGCTGCTTGACGCAGCATGTTACGGCCGAGGCCGAATTTGCGGTAAACGCCGTGTGGACGGCCAGTCAGGCGGCAACGGTTACGCATGCGCGAAGCGCTGGCGTCACGTGGTTGCTTTTGCAGTGCAACGGTCGCTTCCCAACGTGCTTCTGGACTTGCGTTCAGATCAACGATGATAGCTTTCAGTGCAGCGCGCTTCTTGGCGTATTTTGCGACCGTTTGCTGACGCTTCAGCTCACGGTTTTTCATGCTCGTCTTGGCCATTATTCCGTCTCCAATCAGTTGCGGAACGGGAATTTGAAAGCACGCAGCAGAGCGCGACCTTCTTCATCCGAACGTGCAGTAGTGGTCAGGGTGATGTCCAGACCGCGAAGAGCATCGATCTTGTCGTAATCGATTTCCGGGAAAATGATCTGCTCTTTCACGCCCATGCTGTAGTTGCCACGACCATCGAAGGACTTGGCATTCAGGCCGCGGAAG
Proteins encoded:
- the rplQ gene encoding 50S ribosomal protein L17 is translated as MRHRKSGRHLSRTSSHRKAMFQNMAVSLFEHELIKTTLPKAKELRRVAEPLITLAKIDSVSNRRLAFDRTRSKAIVGKLFNDLGKRYATREGGYLRILKCGFRAGDNAPMAYVELVDRPVGGVVEAAE
- a CDS encoding DNA-directed RNA polymerase subunit alpha — protein: MQISVNEFLTPRHIDVQVVSPTRAKITLEPLERGFGHTLGNALRRILLSSMPGCAVVEAEIDGVLHEYSAIEGVQEDVIEILLNLKGLAIKLHGRDEVTLTLSKKGSGVVTAADIQLDHDVEIVNPDHVIANLASNGALNMKLVVARGRGYEPADSRQSDEDESRSIGRLQLDSSFSPVRRIAYVVENARVEQRTNLDKLVIDLETNGTLDPEEAIRRAATILQQQLAAFVDLKGEAEAPVVEPEDEIDPILLRPVDDLELTVRSANCLKAENIYYIGDLIQRTEVELLKTPNLGKKSLTEIKDVLASRGLSLGMRLDSWPPASLKKDDKATA
- the rpsD gene encoding 30S ribosomal protein S4, encoding MARYIGPKCKLARREGTDLFLKSGVRALESKCNIEAAPGIHGQRRGRQSDYGTQLREKQKVRRIYGVLERQFSGYYKEAAGKKGATGENLLQLLECRLDNVVYRMGFGSTRAESRQLVSHKSISVNGKTVNVPSYQVRAGDVVAIREKAKNQLRIVQALDLCAQRGRVEWVEVDTEKKSGVFKSVPARSDLSADINESLIVELYSK
- the rpsK gene encoding 30S ribosomal protein S11, which gives rise to MAKPAARPRKKVKKTVVDGIAHIHASFNNTIVTITDRQGNALSWATSGGSGFRGSRKSTPFAAQVAAERAGQAALEYGLKNLDVNVKGPGPGRESAVRALNGCGYKIASITDVTPIPHNGCRPPKKRRV
- the rpsM gene encoding 30S ribosomal protein S13, coding for MARIAGVNIPDNKHTVISLTYIYGVGRTTAQKICADTGVNPAAKIKDLSDEQIEQLRGEVAKFTTEGDLRREINMKIKRLMDLGCYRGLRHRRGLPVRGQRTKTNARTRKGPRKPIRK
- the rpmJ gene encoding 50S ribosomal protein L36 translates to MKVRASVKKLCRNCKIIRREGVVRVICSAEPRHKQRQG
- the secY gene encoding preprotein translocase subunit SecY; this encodes MAKQGALSALSKGGLSELWARLRFLFLAIIVYRIGAHIPVPGINPDRLADLFKQNEGTILSLFNMFSGGALERMSIFALGIMPYISASIIMQLMTAVSPQLEQLKKEGEAGRRKISQYTRYGTVILALVQAIGMSIGLANQGVAFAGGLSFYFVAVSTFVAGAMFMMWLGEQITERGVGNGISMLIFSGIVAGLPRAVGQSFESARQGDINIFALVAIGVLAVAIIGFVVFIERGQRRIAVHYAKRQQGRKVFAAQTSHLPLKVNMAGVIPAIFASSILLFPASLGQWFGQSAGMGWLQDLSQSIAPGQPLNILLFSAGIIFFCFFYTALMFNPKDVAENLKKSGAFIPGIRPGEQSARYIDGVLTRLTMFGALYMMCVCLLPQFLVVAANVPFYLGGTSLLIVVVVVMDFMSQVQSHLVSHQYESLMKKANLKGYGGSGLLR
- the rplO gene encoding 50S ribosomal protein L15; the protein is MKLNDLSPAPGSRREKHRPGRGIGSGLGKTGGRGHKGQTSRSGGTIAPGFEGGQQPLHRRLPKFGFVSLKAMDRAEVRLSELAKVEGDIVSVQSLKDANVINQSVQRVKIMLSGEVTRAVTIKGIAATKGARAAIEAAGGKFEE
- the rpmD gene encoding 50S ribosomal protein L30 encodes the protein MATVKVTLIKSMTGRIPNHKLCVKGLGLRRIGHTVEVQDTPENRGMINKAYYMLRVEG
- the rpsE gene encoding 30S ribosomal protein S5, with amino-acid sequence MSNNDQKRDEGYIEKLVQVNRVAKTVKGGRIFTFTALTVVGDGKGRVGFGRGKSREVPAAIQKAMEAARRNMIQVDLNGTTLQYAMKSAHGASKVYMQPASEGTGIIAGGAMRAVLEVAGVQNVLAKCYGSTNPVNVVHATFKGLKSMQSPSSIAAKRGKSVEEII
- the rplR gene encoding 50S ribosomal protein L18; translation: MTDKKVTRLRRARKARLKMHELEVVRLCVFRSSQHIYAQVISADGNKVLASASTLDKELRDGATGNIDAATKVGQLVATRAKAAGVSQVAFDRSGFKYHGRVKALADAAREAGLEF
- the rplF gene encoding 50S ribosomal protein L6, with translation MSRVAKNPVKLPSGVEVKFVGQQLSVKGAKGTLELNVHSSVEIVEEAGELRFAAKNGDQQTRAMAGTTRALVNNMVQGVSQGFERKLQLVGVGYKAQAKGTVLNLALGFSHPVDYELPEGITAETPSQTDILIKGIDKQLVGQVAAEIRDFRPPEPYKGKGVRYADEVVRRKEAKKK
- the rpsH gene encoding 30S ribosomal protein S8; translation: MSMQDPLADMLTRIRNAQMAEKAVVSMPSSTLKVAVAKVLKDEGYIAGFQVSSEVKPSLSIELKYFEGRPVIEEVKRVSRPGLRQYKSVDDLPKVRGGLGVSIVSTNKGVMTDRAARAAGVGGEVLCTVF
- the rpsN gene encoding 30S ribosomal protein S14; the protein is MAKTSMKNRELKRQQTVAKYAKKRAALKAIIVDLNASPEARWEATVALQKQPRDASASRMRNRCRLTGRPHGVYRKFGLGRNMLRQAAMRGDVPGLVKASW